agttttgtttgaaatactgtcagaaaaatatttgaatactaAAGATCAGgaagcttttttttccattgatctgtaaataatttgtcatgaaatgtatGTATTCAGCAGTTTTGATGTGTGGCATATAATTTCAGATCACACAATGCTTTAGTATGCATTTGGTTTAGTACAATcctaaattggaaataatttgcGAAATGAATAAACCCCCCAAAAATGTACGCacatttttgtatataaatatcttaattatttttagaaaatgttaaatataatcaaatattatttgaagtacttgattctttttctttgaggttttaattattttcaatcattattatatctttcgaactattttctgaaaaaatatatttcgctaCGAAAAATGTCTTGTCtagttgtttaattttactaatttcattcatttttttcttctcattatgTGATTCCTAAACTTCGGATAAACAATAAACCAATAAGTgtgtttgatttcttttaaatcgaCTGTTCctatatataattcattttgcCATATAgtcaattttattgttttattccatgtattttagaaagaaacattatttttaaaaaatttgtggagtatttaaaattttacacaaatatttaaattacatttaacatttttaaaaatatttttaacatttttaaaatttattttctttatatttattacttttacttttaaattttatgctttatgtccgtaaaaaataaagaataaaaaaaaatggtttcaataaaaaaaaatcttatttaaaataaaaaaaaacatcttatttaaagcaaaatgatttaaataaaaaaatcatgattttttcaaaCCCTGTTTTGTGAACTatttgaaaagcttttttttaaaaaaataataccttttgattttaaaatatgaatttcaccaacatagtatatttaattattttatttgtacataatttggccaaaaattgtttattggtttatattgttatttatttcagttgtggtaagttttataatagaaaaaactaTGGAACATTTCaactatacttttaaaaaactctttgtagattttttttataaaaccttaatttataaaaatacactattttataaagtattttaactgGGTCcacagttaataaaatttgtaaatattgtaagagaaatatatagtgCCTTTCTCTAATAAATGATTACAATAGCTTAATTTATGTATAGCATAGTTTATGTggtttaaaatgtaacaaaacattattaagttgcactataatttatttaattaactagtgggctgcgtcccatgctcgctaacgctcgccaacccccaaaaattgctacgcaatcttatatggtttgctttgcaaaccaagctcgcttctctcgctactaacttaggtacattgcaaatgcacaaaattctaagaattcaaaacaatcattcaaatccatataacaacttttttttaaaaaaaaaaatacttctttttagtaaatactaagtcattaaaataaatttgaattcaaataaatgacatgtaattcgttaaacctattagaaatgtgctatagtataaaatcttaaagcgtaacagcacgactgagactcatttttcaatgaataaccaataacaataataaaacaaataaatttgtgatataaatcaaaaattgtcaaataaattcacaatatataaattcgtgaaaaaaagcgctttcgacaaaatactaaaatagaaatctatcgacaaagactactcacttctgcctagcttaatagtatgagattgccgcagctgatagggtgaatttcggaagatATCACATTTgctgagaatgctctctctggttatttcagtttccgtttttaaaaacgctatatcTTGatccacctcagctagatttggcatgtgaaatttttagcagcaatcattggtcgattttctagcgttgccatttggggagttgtaatgaggcttttttttgtcgccgtgtaagagaaatatatatatagattatttagTTCTTGGCATAAtattgttatattcatttatgaaTCTAGATCTATTTCTGTAAATCTTCATTATGTATTTtagaagaaagaataaaaatggcTAAGCTTCGTCAACTTGAACAACGTCATGTCTCAGCAGAAATTTCATTGATGGAATGGAATCCAATGTTGGATCTTATAGCTTTAGCTACAATTAGTGGAGAAGTAATTGTTCATCGGCTATCTTGGCAAAAGGTTTGGTCCATTCCATCTTCTAGTACAAAAGAAAAGACGGTACTAGTAACTGCATTATCATGGAGACCAGATGGGAAAATTCTTGCATATGCATATGATACAGgttcaattttgatttaatttatgtgCACATATGTttagtattttgttaattaactttttattttgactctcagggtaataatttattacttactctcctaaattattgtataatttgttatttctttgTATAAAGAATAGtatgaatttgaattgaaaatttatttgaaggactttcatttcttaattttgccaACTTTTTGAGATTTGAGATCCCTTTTGAGATTAATCTTTATTCATGCagataataatattagaataagaaaaatattacatattcaattaaaaaaattattttattgatccgattgttcatttatttattttgaagttaacaTTTCTGCTACTTTGAAttagtaacatgtatatttgttatttttaagtatctttCTGAAAGATATTAAGTATTAGAGAGTTATGTCGCAGAAAgcccaaaaaaattctgccacagggaggacacactaattttatattgtttgttttcttttttttaaaaataccttcctttaatttcattttttaatatctttttatgatttttgttattattgttaaaaaagtttgtgCAAGGAATTGTATTGTTATTAATCTTaagttttaacatattaattttgatatttagcatttatttgttcttaatccgataaatattttgtcaatcaATCTTAAGATCCCCTCTTTAGATTTATTGTGAGTGAAAAGGAAGGGATTGCAAAGAAACATTTGCCATTGATTCCCTTGTGATTGAATACAAACATCTGAAGGGTGTAAACTAAAGGGAGAAAatgttaaagattaattttttatctttatttcattttcacaaattaactGATAGTTGTTATTTATTCTAACCTGAAGTACCTTTTGTAGCATGGAATATAGGATTGTGTTCAAGTAGAATTCATagaatttttctgacaaaattttaCCTATAGTGTTTTGAAATTAGCACTTTTACTAAGGTAATTTAGCATTATACATTTGCCTGCTTCTAGATTCTTGAAAAGTATCTTTGTTTCCATGAATTTAAGTTAAGAGAATGTTTCAGTATTATCTAAATttggttttcataaatttaagcgaaaataaaagtaaattttaaaaatatcttgaaacagCATATGTACAAGTATTAAATTACCCATACGAAATTTctaactaatataattttattgtatttcattaaaaaaaaatattcaaaagttctGAAGAAATTAAGGGATATTTCTCTCAATCAATATAAATTGAGCATATatttctcactttttaaataaatatattgtgttttaaaattttacctccAGCATCAGAAGGTTGTACAgaacaaaaatgtgttaaatatcttcaaaaagatgatcaatttttcattttttaatttgtttttaacatagCTGGGTTTAAATTGCTCTGgttacataaaactttttttttgtttttccaatATATTGAGAGGGATTTTTAAGGATTTCTAATTATTGTGAGGGATTTATACCAATCGACCCCCATGCCAATAATACCCATGATGCCTACTGTGTTAAGATTATAAATTGCTGAAGATAGATTTTACCATACATATTTTACTATTGTATTGTTTGaacatttatgatatttttttactatactaAAAGATAATTGTTGGCtgacgcttttttttaaataaaaatttaagtgtatTTGCATCCTCATTTTCGTggagtaaaattataataatgctaGCAACTGGTTACACTTGTTATTAAGAATTGATATATAATTaagaatagtaaaataatttagttataatcacaaatatgtaattaaagcacaaaagaaaaaaattatttacaatactttttaaaatttgaaaaacacttttattaacataaatgaTTTACTTTGGTTGTGAACTCAAATTGACCACTTTCTGTTCTGTCTTGTTTTGATCAGTCTTATAAAAGTGAAGTCAGTTtctttgcattattttgcataacacatatttagctaattttaaTGAGAATAAATATGGATACTTTTCCATTTTGCCAGCATAAGTAAaatcagctattttatttagttaatttttaaaaaaataactgtcatattaaaacaatatatcaaaattgtATCAACTTATCTAGATGGTCAGATTATCAAGACCCCTTTTTTTACTAATCAAAAATTGTAGTTTATagatatcaatttaaataaatggacaGTTCATATATATAAGTTGTTACATATATAAGTTGAAAACTGACCACATGCATAAGTTTATATCATGTATCATCTTGCACAGTTAGCATGTTTACAAAGGTTTTCCCCTCCATCCCtccatttttacaaattattagcttcattattattattagcgtGGATATCAATTTGGACTGGTGGTCAGAATCCTAAGGTTTTGTCACctagttttttcaaaagaaaatttgagtTAGAAAAGGAATATAATCTTAGACAAATAATCAACTTGACAGGTTTCactatattaatttgtttatttttaaataaaaaatctatcgcttcttattagtttttcttttaattcctaTAATTTTGGtctaatgaaattatttttttccactgatatagaaataactttaaattataatatgactATCTCTTTCAGGTACAATCACCTTGTGTGATGTTGAAAATTCCGAAGCTGTCCATGTACTTGAAGTCCAGTGTGTGGTTACATCTTTGAATTGGATTGAATGCGCTCCTAAGGATGATGATCTCAAACCATTTTATACTGATCGTTCTCACGAATTTCTGCAGAAACATCATACCTGCAACAAGAATTATGGGACAGTTTCAAAgcaaaatgaagaaatagtTGATgactttaagaaaatgaaaggacaaaaacatttaaatattctagtGATTGGCATGGAAACTGGTGTGGTTCATCTTCACTCCTTTGGTATGTTTCCCATCGGCTTCATCGAAATGGGTAATCAATCAGAAGGCAAAAACTCCAACAGTCGAATTATCTCCGTCACTTTGTCAAAAGATTTTAAGGTCTTAACAGTTGTTTTGGAAAGTAAAGATGAAAGTGGCTTCTACAAATATTACTACCGTTCCTATTCTGTTACTTTGTTGAATGATTTcatagaagaaattaaaatagtgtCTCTGAAATATGGTCACATTTCATCACTCCTTGCTTACTTATCTTCTACCATTAGAGCCATTTCTGAAGCATGGgaagatattttattagaagTAGACaccaaaattcataattatgcCTATCAAAAAAGTTGCTTATCAGAAGGATCCATCAGTGATGATTTTCTAGAACTTTTGATGTTCGGAAATCCATCCGACTCATTGGAAAAGTTTCTACTGCATGATTTAACCGAGAGTGGTCTTAAAAAATTTGGGCATTCAATTGAGCTTTCCTATTCTAATattcaaaaacttgttttaaaacgATTGCAAAATGTATCCTCGTCTTTGTTCTATCATTTGAACGACTTTAGAGGGATGGCCCTGTGGAAAGAAAGATTTGGAGCATTAGGATTGGATGAAGCTGCCATTAAAGAAGCCGTTTTAAGTGTTGGTTCCTTTCTGTTAAAAGCAACTGAAATCCAGCAAGTGATTGATAGCAGTATGAAAAACTTCAAAGCTTTCTTCCGTTGGCTGTATTCAGTTATACTCCGCCTCTCAGATGAGCAAATTCCCCAAGAAATTAGTAAACTGACTCAGCAGGACTTGAATTTTGTAGctgagtttttaaaagaaaatttcaactttgaGTACGATGAAAACAAGAAGACAACAGTAAAGCTTGAACGTGTTgctcagtatttaaaaaaagaagatttgcCATTTCCAGCTACGATGAACGGCAACCCGTGGGTTAAGTTTCTTCAGGAGCATCCAAATGTGAAAGATACTGGAATGATTTTCCCCCATTACCCCGAGAAATCTCTTGTGACTTTGTACGACGATTTGCGTTCAGTTATTGACACAGCAGTGAAAGGTCCATGGTCTGTCTTAAAAGACAAGTCGAGCTTAAAGACATCTTACTTAGTTTGTCAGAGCATGCAGCAGAGGCCGCCTCGAGTTTCTCATATATCCTGCGATGAAACTGGTTACATATACACCATCATCTCTAACCAAGCGATGCCGAGCTcgcatttttacttaattcGTGAAAAAACGCAGGACAATACGCTAGAGGCTGTCGGCTTATCGTTTAGGGGTGTTCTTATGATGCCTTCTGCTAGCAATGCGGCCAGCAAAGATAAAAGTCATCAAATATTGGACATCAAGTTTTACAACAAAGAGACTATCACGGTTTTGTTGCTGGAGGACCATGACACTGACAGTTCTTTCCCAGTGTTACTCCAGTTATCAATTAAATCATTATACTCAGAGTTACAACCTTTGATTCAATCACCTACATTAGAAGGTGGTGCATTTTCAACTGTACCGATAAAAGATGTTTCGTCCCTTATTGAGAAGAATAACTCTAAGCGAATGGAGAATGTTAAGGCAGGCCAAATTGCAGTCAGCGGATCACGTAAGGTGGTTTGTGTATTGTTTTCATCTCGTAGACAAGTTAGGCTGTTTGAAATGGACGCTGATGAGGAAGAAGAAGATGAAGAGGCTGAAGATAGTGCTATGAGAGACAGTAGCAGAGAATTCAGTTTTGTGGATGAAAGAGACGTTATTACTTTAAAACCTGAACCAATTGATAATGATTTGCATTCCTAACTTTATTTAAGTGCttgacattattattttaatttgcaggtgattttattgcagttattttaatttctgtttcttagatttttaaaaatatgttcatttttaaaaaacagttaaaaagatTCACTtttgcagttaaaaaattatttttattaacagaattagtatatataataatttgagttaattttttttgctttgaagtgtttttttttctttttaaataaataagaacttttataaagaGCTCAGCAGAAGAAAATAATAGAGGCATTTTGATAAGTCTTAACGCTTTGGGTTTACCAATATGACACAGTtgcataaaacataattttttcacctatctaaacataaaataagacAGCTCCtgttattactatattttttgaaggtGACCTTCTTAAATTTACTATTGACTCTTAAGACTTTCCACTGAGCTTTTAGTTTATATAATCTCATTACAGGTATTTCtgagttcaaataaaaataaataaataaaataaaaataaataaaataaaaataaataaaataaaaataaataaaataatattgacatTTTGATAAGTCATTACATTTCAGGTTTAACAATATTACAATTAACAATATAACAGTAAAAACACTGtataaagcataatatttttcacctatCGGATCATAAAATAAGACAGcttctaatattaatatattatttgaagtCGACCTTCTTAAATTTACTATTGACTCTTAAAACTTTCCACTGAGCTTTTAGTTTGTATAATCTCATTACAGGTATTTCTgagatcaaataaaaataaataaataaaataaataaaatatttgaattttgattagTCATTACATTTCAGGTTTAACAATATTACAATTAacaatataactataaaaacactgtgtaaaacataattttttccgaTCATAAAATAAGACAGGTTCTGTtcttactatattttaaatcgaCCTTTATAAATTACTCGACTCTTAAAACCTTCTTCTACTAAGCATTTAGTTTGTGTAATCTCATTACAGGTATTTCtggagttaaataaaaataaattaataaatttagtgttcagctttatagttaaaatggattttgttttaataacaatttcagACTAAACTTtgtctctaattttttttgttgtatataaactcatgtttttttggaagtgttttaaattttgaataaagtaaatttttttgtcaatttcatgccattatttcaaacatttgaaTGCCTGTGTCTGagttcttcattaaaaaaaatatgctagcACAGAAgtgaactcttttttttacagATCAAATTTACAATCATAAGTTTTGAAATCTGTTTGTTTCAAAATcagttgtataaaaatttatatatatttttttaaaaaaaatgtttattgtttagtatattttttatctgcTTCCTGGGTTATTTTATGGCAAACATTCTGATTTCttctttttggaaatttatttttaaaacaattctataaatgcttatta
This window of the Parasteatoda tepidariorum isolate YZ-2023 chromosome 4, CAS_Ptep_4.0, whole genome shotgun sequence genome carries:
- the LOC107437895 gene encoding anaphase-promoting complex subunit 4, yielding MAKLRQLEQRHVSAEISLMEWNPMLDLIALATISGEVIVHRLSWQKVWSIPSSSTKEKTVLVTALSWRPDGKILAYAYDTGTITLCDVENSEAVHVLEVQCVVTSLNWIECAPKDDDLKPFYTDRSHEFLQKHHTCNKNYGTVSKQNEEIVDDFKKMKGQKHLNILVIGMETGVVHLHSFGMFPIGFIEMGNQSEGKNSNSRIISVTLSKDFKVLTVVLESKDESGFYKYYYRSYSVTLLNDFIEEIKIVSLKYGHISSLLAYLSSTIRAISEAWEDILLEVDTKIHNYAYQKSCLSEGSISDDFLELLMFGNPSDSLEKFLLHDLTESGLKKFGHSIELSYSNIQKLVLKRLQNVSSSLFYHLNDFRGMALWKERFGALGLDEAAIKEAVLSVGSFLLKATEIQQVIDSSMKNFKAFFRWLYSVILRLSDEQIPQEISKLTQQDLNFVAEFLKENFNFEYDENKKTTVKLERVAQYLKKEDLPFPATMNGNPWVKFLQEHPNVKDTGMIFPHYPEKSLVTLYDDLRSVIDTAVKGPWSVLKDKSSLKTSYLVCQSMQQRPPRVSHISCDETGYIYTIISNQAMPSSHFYLIREKTQDNTLEAVGLSFRGVLMMPSASNAASKDKSHQILDIKFYNKETITVLLLEDHDTDSSFPVLLQLSIKSLYSELQPLIQSPTLEGGAFSTVPIKDVSSLIEKNNSKRMENVKAGQIAVSGSRKVVCVLFSSRRQVRLFEMDADEEEEDEEAEDSAMRDSSREFSFVDERDVITLKPEPIDNDLHS